A window of the Brassica napus cultivar Da-Ae chromosome A2, Da-Ae, whole genome shotgun sequence genome harbors these coding sequences:
- the LOC106416350 gene encoding uncharacterized protein LOC106416350 isoform X1, translated as MVPDTKFSSSTTVLVPCGFSNSFAFMRLLQKAHYFSAVSEDDNNNKDYQVKDNHHQFCRRDCSFMADQEEPRSITSTLIYKDDDDNNNNSNNNYNNANDDAENHEMRQEGWLRLSIGHENDVKPDIDHQQQHQTDTAARRDSFLELNLSSGGSNREEEVGLPLSSLFHHQHQRGGMMINQLMFPTRPDQEMIGSWAAAAFRMPQNLMQPTPSSASLIMPLIGPYFGRTNFQQQLLGDNNNNNNYQDVVAGPSSSFRVIDPPRRPHSGIWFLLQASQNQTREPFLPQIPKSYLRIKDGKMTVRLLMKYLVNKLRLEHESQQVEIRCREQELEPVLTLQHVRDAIWRGSRNHSPISQNFTLLPNSSTSDHLMVLHYGRSTLS; from the exons ATGGTTCCTGATACTAAGTTCTCCTCCTCCACAACAGTTCTTGTTCCATGTGGGTTTTCCAATAGTTTCGCTTTTATGAGGTTATTACAAAAAGCTCATTATTTCTCTGCCGTCTCTGAAgacgacaacaacaacaaagattacCAAGTAAAAGATAACCATCACCAGTTTTGTAGGAGAGACTGTAGTTTCATGGCCGATCAAGAAGAGCCTAGGAGTATTACTTCTACGCTAATCTACAAGGACGATgacgacaacaacaacaatagcaataacaattataataatGCCAACGATGACGCCGAAAATCATGAGATGAGGCAAGAAGGGTGGCTCCGGTTAAGCATAGGCCACGAGAATGATGTTAAACCGGATATTGACCATCAGCAACAACATCAAACCGATACAGCTGCTAGGAGGGACTCTTTCCTAGAGCTTAACCTTTCCTCTGGGGGTTCaaatagagaagaagaagttggtCTTCCATTGTCATCTCTCTTTCATCATCAGCATCAACGAGGAGGGATGATGATCAATCAATTGATGTTCCCTACCAGGCCTGATCAGGAGATGATTGGTTCTTGGGCGGCTGCTGCCTTTCGAATGCCACAAAACCTAATGCAACCAACACCATCATCTGCTTCTTTGATAATGCCACTGATAGGACCGTACTTTGGTCGCACCAATTTCCAGCAACAGTTACTAGGggacaataataataataataattatcagGATGTGGTGGCTGGTCCAAGCTCGAGTTTTCGAGTCATTGATCCACCTAGACGACCCCATTCCGGTATTTGGTTCCTCCTTCAAGCTTCTCAAAACCA GACAAGAGAACCATTCTTGCCTCAGATACCCAAGAGCTACTTGAGAATCAA GGACGGGAAGATGACTGTTCGACTATTGATGAAATATTTGGTGAATAAGTTGCGATTGGAGCACGAATCCCAG caGGTAGAGATAAGATGCAGAGAGCAGGAACTGGAGCCGGTGTTGACACTACAACACGTGAGAGACGCAATCTGGAGAGGGAGCAGAAACCATTCTCCTATTTCACAGAACTTTACTTTGCTTCCAAATTCATCTACCTCTGATCATCTCATGGTCCTCCATTATGGTAGGAGTACTCTTTcctaa
- the LOC106416350 gene encoding uncharacterized protein LOC106416350 isoform X2, translating to MVPDTKFSSSTTVLVPCGFSNSFAFMRLLQKAHYFSAVSEDDNNNKDYQVKDNHHQFCRRDCSFMADQEEPRSITSTLIYKDDDDNNNNSNNNYNNANDDAENHEMRQEGWLRLSIGHENDVKPDIDHQQQHQTDTAARRDSFLELNLSSGGSNREEEVGLPLSSLFHHQHQRGGMMINQLMFPTRPDQEMIGSWAAAAFRMPQNLMQPTPSSASLIMPLIGPYFGRTNFQQQLLGDNNNNNNYQDVVAGPSSSFRVIDPPRRPHSGIWFLLQASQNQTREPFLPQIPKSYLRIKDGKMTVRLLMKYLVNKLRLEHESQVEIRCREQELEPVLTLQHVRDAIWRGSRNHSPISQNFTLLPNSSTSDHLMVLHYGRSTLS from the exons ATGGTTCCTGATACTAAGTTCTCCTCCTCCACAACAGTTCTTGTTCCATGTGGGTTTTCCAATAGTTTCGCTTTTATGAGGTTATTACAAAAAGCTCATTATTTCTCTGCCGTCTCTGAAgacgacaacaacaacaaagattacCAAGTAAAAGATAACCATCACCAGTTTTGTAGGAGAGACTGTAGTTTCATGGCCGATCAAGAAGAGCCTAGGAGTATTACTTCTACGCTAATCTACAAGGACGATgacgacaacaacaacaatagcaataacaattataataatGCCAACGATGACGCCGAAAATCATGAGATGAGGCAAGAAGGGTGGCTCCGGTTAAGCATAGGCCACGAGAATGATGTTAAACCGGATATTGACCATCAGCAACAACATCAAACCGATACAGCTGCTAGGAGGGACTCTTTCCTAGAGCTTAACCTTTCCTCTGGGGGTTCaaatagagaagaagaagttggtCTTCCATTGTCATCTCTCTTTCATCATCAGCATCAACGAGGAGGGATGATGATCAATCAATTGATGTTCCCTACCAGGCCTGATCAGGAGATGATTGGTTCTTGGGCGGCTGCTGCCTTTCGAATGCCACAAAACCTAATGCAACCAACACCATCATCTGCTTCTTTGATAATGCCACTGATAGGACCGTACTTTGGTCGCACCAATTTCCAGCAACAGTTACTAGGggacaataataataataataattatcagGATGTGGTGGCTGGTCCAAGCTCGAGTTTTCGAGTCATTGATCCACCTAGACGACCCCATTCCGGTATTTGGTTCCTCCTTCAAGCTTCTCAAAACCA GACAAGAGAACCATTCTTGCCTCAGATACCCAAGAGCTACTTGAGAATCAA GGACGGGAAGATGACTGTTCGACTATTGATGAAATATTTGGTGAATAAGTTGCGATTGGAGCACGAATCCCAG GTAGAGATAAGATGCAGAGAGCAGGAACTGGAGCCGGTGTTGACACTACAACACGTGAGAGACGCAATCTGGAGAGGGAGCAGAAACCATTCTCCTATTTCACAGAACTTTACTTTGCTTCCAAATTCATCTACCTCTGATCATCTCATGGTCCTCCATTATGGTAGGAGTACTCTTTcctaa
- the LOC106416350 gene encoding dr1-associated corepressor homolog isoform X3, whose product MVPDTKFSSSTTVLVPCGFSNSFAFMRLLQKAHYFSAVSEDDNNNKDYQVKDNHHQFCRRDCSFMADQEEPRSITSTLIYKDDDDNNNNSNNNYNNANDDAENHEMRQEGWLRLSIGHENDVKPDIDHQQQHQTDTAARRDSFLELNLSSGGSNREEEVGLPLSSLFHHQHQRGGMMINQLMFPTRPDQEMIGSWAAAAFRMPQNLMQPTPSSASLIMPLIGPYFGRTNFQQQLLGDNNNNNNYQDVVAGPSSSFRVIDPPRRPHSGIWFLLQASQNQTREPFLPQIPKSYLRIKDGKMTVRLLMKYLVNKLRLEHESQI is encoded by the exons ATGGTTCCTGATACTAAGTTCTCCTCCTCCACAACAGTTCTTGTTCCATGTGGGTTTTCCAATAGTTTCGCTTTTATGAGGTTATTACAAAAAGCTCATTATTTCTCTGCCGTCTCTGAAgacgacaacaacaacaaagattacCAAGTAAAAGATAACCATCACCAGTTTTGTAGGAGAGACTGTAGTTTCATGGCCGATCAAGAAGAGCCTAGGAGTATTACTTCTACGCTAATCTACAAGGACGATgacgacaacaacaacaatagcaataacaattataataatGCCAACGATGACGCCGAAAATCATGAGATGAGGCAAGAAGGGTGGCTCCGGTTAAGCATAGGCCACGAGAATGATGTTAAACCGGATATTGACCATCAGCAACAACATCAAACCGATACAGCTGCTAGGAGGGACTCTTTCCTAGAGCTTAACCTTTCCTCTGGGGGTTCaaatagagaagaagaagttggtCTTCCATTGTCATCTCTCTTTCATCATCAGCATCAACGAGGAGGGATGATGATCAATCAATTGATGTTCCCTACCAGGCCTGATCAGGAGATGATTGGTTCTTGGGCGGCTGCTGCCTTTCGAATGCCACAAAACCTAATGCAACCAACACCATCATCTGCTTCTTTGATAATGCCACTGATAGGACCGTACTTTGGTCGCACCAATTTCCAGCAACAGTTACTAGGggacaataataataataataattatcagGATGTGGTGGCTGGTCCAAGCTCGAGTTTTCGAGTCATTGATCCACCTAGACGACCCCATTCCGGTATTTGGTTCCTCCTTCAAGCTTCTCAAAACCA GACAAGAGAACCATTCTTGCCTCAGATACCCAAGAGCTACTTGAGAATCAA GGACGGGAAGATGACTGTTCGACTATTGATGAAATATTTGGTGAATAAGTTGCGATTGGAGCACGAATCCCAG ATCTGA
- the LOC106384079 gene encoding aspartokinase 1, chloroplastic-like isoform X1, giving the protein MAAAARVQCHNNTSLTGSPLPRRRRNSPTLHFSPNRVNFTPLKWIGDGSSSCTRMVSGPSLKGGTTTVRAALEEEKKTDAVSEVVEEEKRFTCVMKFGGSSVATAERMREVADLVLTFPEESPVIVLSAMGKTTNNLLLVNAGEKAVSCGVSNASEIEELSVIKELHLRTVKELEIDPSVVSSFLEELEQLLKGIAMMKELTLRTRDYLVSFGECLSTRIFAAYLNKIGVKARQYDAFEIGFITTDDFTNGDILEATYPAVAKRLYDDWMDDPAVPVVTGFLGKGWKTCAVTTLGRGGSDLTATTIGKALGLQEIQVWKDVDGVLTCDPTIYKRATPVPFLTFDEAAELAYFGAQVLHPQSMRPAREGGIPVRVKNSYNPKAPGTIITKTRDMTKTVLTSIVLKRNVTMLDIASTRMLGQVGFLAKVFSIFEDLEISVDVVATSEVSISLTLDPSKLWSRELIQQELDHVVEELEKIAVVNLAKGRAIISLIGNVQHSSLILERAFHVLWTKGINVQMISQGASKVNISLIVNDAEAEGCVEALHKSFFESGDLSELLIQPRLGNGSPVRAMQVEN; this is encoded by the exons atgGCGGCTGCTGCTAGGGTTCAGTGTCATAACAATACCTCTCTCACCGGATCACCACTCCCCCGCCGCCGCCGCAACTCGCCGACGCTACACTTTTCTCCAAATCGCGTCAATTTCACACCGCTGAAATGGATCGGAGACGGCTCATCTTCCTGCACAAGGATGGTTTCAGGTCCATCCCTCAAAGGCGGCACCACTACTGTACGAGCTGCGTtggaagaggagaagaagacagaCGCGGTCAGTGAGGTagtagaagaagagaagaggttCACGTGCGTGATGAAGTTCGGAGGATCATCGGTGGCGACGGCGGAGAGGATGAGGGAGGTGGCGGATTTGGTTTTGACGTTTCCTGAAGAGAGTCCCGTCATTGTTCTTTCTGCGATGGGGAAGACTACTAACAACCTCTTGCTTGTAAAT GCGGGAGAGAAGGCGGTTAGTTGTGGTGTTTCTAATGCTTCTGAGATCGAGGAGTTGAGCGTTATCAAGGAGTTGCATCTCAG gACAGTGAAGGAGCTCGAGATCGACCCCTCTGTTGTTTCGT CATTTTTGGAAGAACTGGAGCAACTCCTGAAAGGTATAGCCATGATGAAGGAGCTGACACTTCGAACCAGAGACTACTTGGTCTCTTTTGGAGAGTGCTTATCTACAAGGATTTTCGCGGCTTATCTTAACAAAATTGGAGTCAAGGCACGCCAA TATGATGCATTTGAAATTGGTTTCATCACAACGGATGATTTCACTAATGGAGATATCTTGGAAGCTACTTATCCAGCTGTTGCCAAGAGATTATATGATGACTGGATGGATGATCCTGCTGTTCCAGTCGTAACAGGTTTCCTTGGAAAG gGTTGGAAAACTTGTGCGGTTACTACCTTGGGGAGGGGTGGCAGTGATTTGACGGCAACCACAATTGGTAAAGCATTGGGTTTGCAAGAGATTCAG GTGTGGAAAGATGTAGATGGTGTTCTAACATGTGACCCTACTATTTATAAACGAGCTACACCAGTACCTTTTCTGACGTTCGATGAAGCAGCCGAGCTAGCTTATTTTGGTGCACAG GTGTTGCATCCACAGTCAATGAGACCAGCAAGAGAAGGTGGGATTCCTGTTAGGGTTAAAAATTCTTATAACCCTAAAGCTCCTGGAACTATCATCACCAAAACAAGAGACATGACCAAG ACAGTTTTAACGAGCATTGTTCTGAAACGCAATGTGACCATGCTGGATATAGCAAGCACCCGTATGCTTGGTCAAGTTGGCTTTCTTGCCAAG GTATTTTCGATATTCGAGGATCTTGAAATATCCGTAGATGTTGTTGCCACTAGTGAAGTCAGCATATCTCTGACACTGGACCCGTCAAAGCTTTGGAGCAGGGAACTGATTCAACAG GAGCTTGATCATGTAGTTGAAGAACTTGAGAAAATTGCAGTTGTGAATCTTGCAAAaggaagagcaatcatctctcTAATCGGAAATGTTCAACACTCCTCCCTGATTCTAGAGAGG GCGTTTCATGTTCTTTGGACCAAAGGCATCAATGTCCAGATGATATCACAAGGAGCATCCAAGGTTAACATTTCCCTTATAGTAAATGATGCTGAAGCTGAAGGATGCGTGGAGGCTCTTCACAAATCCTTCTTCGAGAGCGGTGACCTCTCAGAGTTACTGATACAACCGAGACTTGGCAACGGGTCACCTGTTAGAGCAATGCAAGTAGAGAACTGA
- the LOC106384079 gene encoding aspartokinase 1, chloroplastic-like isoform X2, with protein MAAAARVQCHNNTSLTGSPLPRRRRNSPTLHFSPNRVNFTPLKWIGDGSSSCTRMVSGPSLKGGTTTVRAALEEEKKTDAVSEVVEEEKRFTCVMKFGGSSVATAERMREVADLVLTFPEESPVIVLSAMGKTTNNLLLAGEKAVSCGVSNASEIEELSVIKELHLRTVKELEIDPSVVSSFLEELEQLLKGIAMMKELTLRTRDYLVSFGECLSTRIFAAYLNKIGVKARQYDAFEIGFITTDDFTNGDILEATYPAVAKRLYDDWMDDPAVPVVTGFLGKGWKTCAVTTLGRGGSDLTATTIGKALGLQEIQVWKDVDGVLTCDPTIYKRATPVPFLTFDEAAELAYFGAQVLHPQSMRPAREGGIPVRVKNSYNPKAPGTIITKTRDMTKTVLTSIVLKRNVTMLDIASTRMLGQVGFLAKVFSIFEDLEISVDVVATSEVSISLTLDPSKLWSRELIQQELDHVVEELEKIAVVNLAKGRAIISLIGNVQHSSLILERAFHVLWTKGINVQMISQGASKVNISLIVNDAEAEGCVEALHKSFFESGDLSELLIQPRLGNGSPVRAMQVEN; from the exons atgGCGGCTGCTGCTAGGGTTCAGTGTCATAACAATACCTCTCTCACCGGATCACCACTCCCCCGCCGCCGCCGCAACTCGCCGACGCTACACTTTTCTCCAAATCGCGTCAATTTCACACCGCTGAAATGGATCGGAGACGGCTCATCTTCCTGCACAAGGATGGTTTCAGGTCCATCCCTCAAAGGCGGCACCACTACTGTACGAGCTGCGTtggaagaggagaagaagacagaCGCGGTCAGTGAGGTagtagaagaagagaagaggttCACGTGCGTGATGAAGTTCGGAGGATCATCGGTGGCGACGGCGGAGAGGATGAGGGAGGTGGCGGATTTGGTTTTGACGTTTCCTGAAGAGAGTCCCGTCATTGTTCTTTCTGCGATGGGGAAGACTACTAACAACCTCTTGCTT GCGGGAGAGAAGGCGGTTAGTTGTGGTGTTTCTAATGCTTCTGAGATCGAGGAGTTGAGCGTTATCAAGGAGTTGCATCTCAG gACAGTGAAGGAGCTCGAGATCGACCCCTCTGTTGTTTCGT CATTTTTGGAAGAACTGGAGCAACTCCTGAAAGGTATAGCCATGATGAAGGAGCTGACACTTCGAACCAGAGACTACTTGGTCTCTTTTGGAGAGTGCTTATCTACAAGGATTTTCGCGGCTTATCTTAACAAAATTGGAGTCAAGGCACGCCAA TATGATGCATTTGAAATTGGTTTCATCACAACGGATGATTTCACTAATGGAGATATCTTGGAAGCTACTTATCCAGCTGTTGCCAAGAGATTATATGATGACTGGATGGATGATCCTGCTGTTCCAGTCGTAACAGGTTTCCTTGGAAAG gGTTGGAAAACTTGTGCGGTTACTACCTTGGGGAGGGGTGGCAGTGATTTGACGGCAACCACAATTGGTAAAGCATTGGGTTTGCAAGAGATTCAG GTGTGGAAAGATGTAGATGGTGTTCTAACATGTGACCCTACTATTTATAAACGAGCTACACCAGTACCTTTTCTGACGTTCGATGAAGCAGCCGAGCTAGCTTATTTTGGTGCACAG GTGTTGCATCCACAGTCAATGAGACCAGCAAGAGAAGGTGGGATTCCTGTTAGGGTTAAAAATTCTTATAACCCTAAAGCTCCTGGAACTATCATCACCAAAACAAGAGACATGACCAAG ACAGTTTTAACGAGCATTGTTCTGAAACGCAATGTGACCATGCTGGATATAGCAAGCACCCGTATGCTTGGTCAAGTTGGCTTTCTTGCCAAG GTATTTTCGATATTCGAGGATCTTGAAATATCCGTAGATGTTGTTGCCACTAGTGAAGTCAGCATATCTCTGACACTGGACCCGTCAAAGCTTTGGAGCAGGGAACTGATTCAACAG GAGCTTGATCATGTAGTTGAAGAACTTGAGAAAATTGCAGTTGTGAATCTTGCAAAaggaagagcaatcatctctcTAATCGGAAATGTTCAACACTCCTCCCTGATTCTAGAGAGG GCGTTTCATGTTCTTTGGACCAAAGGCATCAATGTCCAGATGATATCACAAGGAGCATCCAAGGTTAACATTTCCCTTATAGTAAATGATGCTGAAGCTGAAGGATGCGTGGAGGCTCTTCACAAATCCTTCTTCGAGAGCGGTGACCTCTCAGAGTTACTGATACAACCGAGACTTGGCAACGGGTCACCTGTTAGAGCAATGCAAGTAGAGAACTGA
- the LOC106384089 gene encoding inactive leucine-rich repeat receptor-like protein kinase CORYNE encodes MEQRRRRNINTLSLLLLFFLAFTSTTATTSSCRRRAVKHLSTTQATPLQSRITPKVIVLSIVSGVLTGLLSALALAFLVRCIVKYMKQTPILKGPVVFSPKITPKSLHAALGNSIHLLGSDPNGKYHKTVLDNGLVVAVKKLSYSSPEGGATSKSVKRRLQKELELLAGLRHRNIMSLRAYVRESNEFSLVYDYLPNGSLEDVMSKVRGNEMELGWEVRLRIAVGIVKGLQYLHFGCEEQQILHYNLKPTNVVLDSEFEPRLTDCGLAKIMLSSQTAVVSCYSAPESSKSNRYTEKSDVFSFGMILGVLLTGKDPTQPFCVNGASGGSLGLWLKHLQQSGESREALDESILGEEVEEDEMLMALRITIVCLSDFPADRPSSDELVHMLTQLHSF; translated from the exons ATggagcaaagaagaagaagaaacatcaacactctctctctcctcttacTCTTCTTCTTAGCCTTCACTTCAACAACAGCCACAACCTCAAGCTGTCGGCGAAGAGCTGTGAAACACTTATCCACAACTCAAGCTACGCCACTCCAATCAAGAATCACTCCCAAGGTTATAGTACTTAGCATCGTTTCAGGTGTTCTAACAGGGCTGCTCTCGGCCTTAGCCTTAGCCTTCTTGGTCCGTTGCATCGTCAAGTACATGAAACAAACACCAATCCTCAAAGGCCCCGTGGTGTTCTCCCCCAAGATCACACCAAAGTCTCTCCACGCAGCTCTTGGCAACAGCATCCACCTCCTTGGCTCGGACCCTAACGGTAAATACCACAAAACGGTGCTCGATAACGGTCTAGTGGTTGCGGTGAAGAAGCTAAGCTACAGCTCACCAGAAGGAGGAGCAACTAGCAAGTCGGTTAAGAGAAGGCTGCAGAAGGAGCTCGAGCTTCTTGCTGGTCTAAGGCACAGGAACATCATGAGCCTTAGAGCTTATGTACGCGAATCAAACGAGTTCTCTCTTGTCTACGATTACTTGCCCAACGGTAGCCTTGAGGATGTGATGAGTAAAGTTAGAGGGAATGAGATGGAGCTTGGTTGGGAGGTTAGGCTGAGGATTGCCGTTGGGATTGTGAAAGGGCTTCAGTATCTTCATTTCGGCTGTGAGGAGCAACAGATTCTTCATTATAACTTGAAGCCTACGAATGTGGTGTTGGATTCTGAGTTTGAGCCTAGGCTTACTGATTGCGGTTTGGCTAAGATCATGCTTAGTTCACAGACAGCAGTAGTGTCTTGCTACTCTGCTCCTGAGTCATCTAAAAGTAACAG ATATACAGAGAAAAGTGATGTGTTTAGCTTTGGGATGATATTGGGTGTTCTTTTAACCGGAAAAGACCCCACGCAACCTTTTTGTGTGAATGGTGCAAGCGGAGGTAGCTTAGGACTGTGGCTTAAGCATTTGCAGCAATCAGGGGAATCAAGAGAAGCATTAGATGAGAGTATACTTGGGGAGGAAGTGGAGGAAGATGAGATGTTAATGGCTTTACGGATCACCATCGTCTGCCTTTCTGACTTTCCTGCAGACCGGCCTTCAAGTGATGAGCTTGTCCACATGCTTACACAACTCCACAGCTTTTAG